TTTCCACTGATTATGGAAATGTTAATTACAACTACTACTTGGGGCGTTCCGCTTTTTTTATAAAAGATTACCATGAGGCCATTGGGTCTTATGAGCGTATTCTGATCAGTTACCCTCATAACCAACGTGCCAAGCTAGAACTGGGTCGCATGTATTATGAACTCGGTGACTTTGTTCAATCAAAACGCTATTTGATGGAGGTGTTGGACTCAAACGCACCTGAAACAGTGAAGAATAATATTCGTGTTTATCTGGCTAGAATGAGTGCTATAGATAATAAACCGCATAATTCCGTCAGAGCGACGTTGCTTGGGTCGGTGTTTTACGATTCAAATTTGAATTATTCACCGCAGTCCGACAACTTTCAACTGCCGAGTGGAACATTGAATTTCCCTTCGGATATTGGCGCGTGGGGTTCCGAGCAGATGTTGACGGTTAATCACCGTTACGACAACCCAAAGAAGTATGGGTTTGCGTTTAAAAACGATGTCACGCTTTATAACCGTTGGTTACCGAACCAGACAGATTACAACATTTTGTTTGGTAGCTATATGCCCGCGTTGTCGTGGCATAAGAAAGGGTGGACAACCGATGCGGCACTGTATGTAGATGACATGACCTATGGTAAGAACCCGTATTTAATGTCATATGGTATTGCTCCGACAATCAGTTATATGCCGGATTTGACTCAGTTTGTTTCGACGCAGTTCAAGTTGCTGAAAAAGGACTACCAGTCAAGTGTCTACCGTGATCGTGATGCACAGTATATGCAACTGGCAATGTTGTATCAGAAACGAATAGGGGCATTATGGACGTGGTATGGACAAGGTGTCGTCGAGAGTGAACAAAAACAGCGTAGTTCAGACACGGTGAATGTCGACTACCAGGCGTTGACGGCTCGACTGGGGATGAACTATCTCTTCCCGAAAGGCTATAGTGCTGGCATTTTGGGAGAGTATCAACAGAAACAATATTTGCAAGATGATTTCTGGCTGAAAAGCTTAAGTGGTGCCAACAAGCGTCAAACAGATACCAAATTGACCTTGACTGCTACACTCACCAAAGACATTCAACAGACATTGTCCGCACAGTTGAAGTTGTCTGTTGTGCAAAACAACTCTACGATTAAGATTTATGAATATCAGAAAAATGTGGTGACACTTAATCTGATTAAACGTTTTTAGGAGAAGCCGATGTTGACTCGCTTTTTATTGATGATTTTGCTGGTGTTGTCGACACCGACATTCGCTTCTATTGCCAACGTTTCCGCTATCAAAGGTGATGCGGTCATCTTAAGAGGAGATCAAAAGTTGCCAATCCATCTCGGCGATGCGATTGAAGAAAAAGATCAAATCAAGACCAGTAATGAAACAAAGGTTCAGATTATCTTTAAAGACCGAACCATTGTAACGATTGGAAAAAACACGCTGTTTTCAGTGCCTGAATATGTCTACGGAGATGCCAAAACGTCAAAGGTCGAGTTTAAATTATCCAAGGGCGTCTTCAAATCAATGACCGGTAAAATCGGTGAAATCGCCAAGCAACGTTTTAAGATCAAAACAGCCACGGCCACTATCGGTATTCGTGGAACCATCTACATTGTCCGTGTGCAGGGTGATAAAACACAGCTTTCCACCTTGGACGGCGCTACTTATATGCAATTGAACTCGAATGGTGCGGTGTATGATGTTCCTGCCGGGAAGTCGCTGGATTATGATGCTAAAACCGGAAATGTCAGTGTGAAAGATCTGACCATTAAAACGGTTATGATTCAAAAAGACCCGCCACAATCAGAGAAAGATCAGTTGGCGGATGCGATTGAAGCTCAGACCGATGATGTTGGTAGTGGAAACGACTCCAACCCTTTAGGATTCAATGCCGGAGAAGGGTATATCACTGCTCGAACCAAAAATAAGGATAACCCAAACGATGTTTATCTGGAAGGGATGACAAATACTCAGTCGGTAGGTGATGACTTTGTGTCCTCCATGGTTGCTGACAGTAATTTGCCCACAGATACGGATGGGCAATTGAATCAAACCACCATCGCCATTCCTTACCAAGTGGTTGCCGGAAAAGACAGTTATAACGAATATGGTTACTGGGCGGATAAAAACTCTGCACAGTTGACGACGCCGTTCACTAATCCACTGCCAGGCATTACCGAAACACCGGCGGCTACTATTAGTGGTTTTACGGGAAGCGCTGCGTATTCGGGCAATCTCGTAGCCATTTCGGGTAGCAATCAGGCAACTGGAACACTATTGATGCAGGTAAATTTTGGCACAAACAAGGTCAGTGGTTCCATGACGAATTTGACCCTGGCTGGAAACAAGTGGGATAACATTTTTACCAACGGAACAGTCTCCAGCTCTGGAGCAATTAGTGTTTCCAACTTCTCTTCCAGTGGTAATGTCTCAGGTATCACCGGCAGTTTAAACGGTAAGCTTTATGGTAATAATGCGCAAGGCGTGGCAGGTACCTTCAACTTGAGCGGAACAGCCGCTGGCGGAGGTAGCACCAGTATTTCCGGATCTTATGTTGGTCACGGCGGTGGGCCATAGTCATTGTGATGATAGAAAGCTGGGAGTTGGCGCATGACTAAACTCGGAAAGTGGAAACTTTTCAGTCACCTCAGTGTCCTTGTCATCGGGCTGACGGTGCTCATAGGCGGATATTTGTACATTCCGCAAACTTTTCTATCGCTTGATAATCGTTTAAGAGATTTCCTTTTTCTTGCCCGTGGTCCGATTCCCACGACGGGTCAGGTGGTGATTGTCGATTTGGACGATGCCAGCCTTGAGAAATATGGTCAATGGCCTTGGAGCCGTGATTTATTTGCCGAGCTTCTACAAAAACTGGCTAATGATGGCGCGGGTATTGTCGGTCTGGATATCGTGTTTTCCGAAGCAGACAGAACCTCGCCGGCGAAGCTTGCCAAACGCTACCATTTCCCAGACAAAAATCTGCCGGATTTCGATCAGGTAATGGCAAAGACACTGGCTCAGACCCCGACCATTCTCGGTTATGTCTTTCAGATGAGTACGCCAACGCCCAAAGCGGATACACCTAATATTCCGGCAATCTTTATAGAACGCGGGTTCTCTGCAAACACCGACATTCTCCAGCCAAAAGGGGTGTTGCTCAATATCCCGGTACTGCAAAACGCAGCCTATAGCAGCGGCTTTTTCAATAATGTTCCCGATGAGTCAGGGATGGTACGTAGCGTGCCTTTGGTCATGAAATATGATGGCGTTATTTATCCTTCACTCGCGCTGGAAATGATTCGTATTGCAACACAAAAGAGTAAAGTCTTCGTCAACTACTCGGATCTAGGGGTAGAGTCCATT
This portion of the Hydrogenovibrio marinus genome encodes:
- a CDS encoding tetratricopeptide repeat protein encodes the protein MKKWIWGVVASTVVLVQGQAYAGDVQATVSYTQALELYKQKKYQASYQAFLQLVSTDYGNVNYNYYLGRSAFFIKDYHEAIGSYERILISYPHNQRAKLELGRMYYELGDFVQSKRYLMEVLDSNAPETVKNNIRVYLARMSAIDNKPHNSVRATLLGSVFYDSNLNYSPQSDNFQLPSGTLNFPSDIGAWGSEQMLTVNHRYDNPKKYGFAFKNDVTLYNRWLPNQTDYNILFGSYMPALSWHKKGWTTDAALYVDDMTYGKNPYLMSYGIAPTISYMPDLTQFVSTQFKLLKKDYQSSVYRDRDAQYMQLAMLYQKRIGALWTWYGQGVVESEQKQRSSDTVNVDYQALTARLGMNYLFPKGYSAGILGEYQQKQYLQDDFWLKSLSGANKRQTDTKLTLTATLTKDIQQTLSAQLKLSVVQNNSTIKIYEYQKNVVTLNLIKRF
- a CDS encoding FecR domain-containing protein, with protein sequence MLTRFLLMILLVLSTPTFASIANVSAIKGDAVILRGDQKLPIHLGDAIEEKDQIKTSNETKVQIIFKDRTIVTIGKNTLFSVPEYVYGDAKTSKVEFKLSKGVFKSMTGKIGEIAKQRFKIKTATATIGIRGTIYIVRVQGDKTQLSTLDGATYMQLNSNGAVYDVPAGKSLDYDAKTGNVSVKDLTIKTVMIQKDPPQSEKDQLADAIEAQTDDVGSGNDSNPLGFNAGEGYITARTKNKDNPNDVYLEGMTNTQSVGDDFVSSMVADSNLPTDTDGQLNQTTIAIPYQVVAGKDSYNEYGYWADKNSAQLTTPFTNPLPGITETPAATISGFTGSAAYSGNLVAISGSNQATGTLLMQVNFGTNKVSGSMTNLTLAGNKWDNIFTNGTVSSSGAISVSNFSSSGNVSGITGSLNGKLYGNNAQGVAGTFNLSGTAAGGGSTSISGSYVGHGGGP